GACCTGGGGCCAAATGTGTAAAACTCTGGGTAGATTCACAACTAAAACTGTGTATGTacaaagccagaaatatgcacacacactcttttcttCAGATTTGTAAAGCCGCGCATACACAAAGTTCTATTTTAATTATCTCGGTCTTTGTGTAATTGTTGGCACGTGCACAAGCCTAATGCCCACTCCCACAATCAGCCATGAACGGAGGTTGACACACCCCTAATTAGCACACTTCCATATTAATACCTcttactgctcattcattttttagatAAGGCAGCTAAAAGGGCAGCAAAATCCTTTAATAGCACCAGAGCTGCcactgctgcatgtcattccgcACAGCCATTACGCGTGGCTCAGCATATTTATAGCACTCATCATAATGACTATTAATTGATTACACATGTGCCTCTAAATAAATCCACCTATGAATCCATCTATATTATGTCTGACATTGTGCAAGTGCAAACATACAAAGACTTGTACAAAATCATGCACCATGAAATTGTATAGCAAGGACACTTAgtatattgaaataataaagttgCAATAATAATGTCATATAAATTGacactttcatgttattttctaccACTTCCCCACCggcctgcagccaaaactctGTGTACACATGGTGTGAAGTCTAAGGGGAAGGTACACACATTCTCATCACACATTCTTtctaatcaaaaataaatattgatttGTGTGTAGAAAATaatgcatgcatgtttctgtgcataTGCAGCATTTATACATCTGGCCCCTGATGTATTCCTGAATGTGAGCTGTGTTTAACAGTGACCTATATCTGTAATGTAaagtatatatttataaatttatGTTATATAATTTGTGTAGAACTTATATTGCTCCTCCTCCACTTACAACTGGCCATTCAGGTGAAGAAATTATAGACGAAAAGCAGTTATGTGTACAAAAAAAGCTCGGGGCCAACGTTTTCTTTAAAACTACATGTGACTTAAACACTGTAAAACCCTTGACGCTCACGAGTCACTCATAACAGCTTGACTCCAGGAAATGTTAAACACACGGgagaaataacacaaaaagacaagatTATTTCATGGCATCTAACATTTTGAAGATGTATTAAGATACAGCAGTGAAGCACAACAGATATGATTTGTTTAGGACATAGTGACGATTTTAGGAAGTACACAGGGAATGTTTGCACAAGTTGCTCTGCTCTGTACCACATTCTTTCAACTTGTCACTTTTAGTACCATCAACCACATAGAGCACAGTATGTGTAAATAcagcattttcttttcacagtgATAAGCACATGAGTGTACATCACTGACATACACAATGGGAGTTGGTGTAGAAACATTCAATCCCTGGGTCCTCAGTCTTATCCTTCATGTGAAGTTGTGAAACATCATtgactataataataataaaaattatggCATTCCTTAATCCAAGTCCCATGCTATTTTCTCTGAATAAGGAGTTTGGTTTACAGAGTAGAACCCCTTTAAAATGACTTCAATCCGCCTTTTTGAAGACCTGCTTGGCCACCACTCCTTGAACTCTCATCTCctgcaggggggggggggagggggcgtTGAGGGAAAGGCAgttgtgtaagagagagaaaatgggagggggggtggagaTGGTGAGGAGTGAACATCAATGAGACTATTTGATTGGCACATCAAAGGAGAATTAAATAAGTGATTCACAAACCTGGGACTGTGTCCAAAACACAAGCTCATGCACCCCCCTCTCTTTCGCCTCGTCCCTTGACCTAGTaatccaccccccacccctccacctcctaCTTATCTCCTCCTCTTTGAGCCCACACCCCCTTTCCCTGGGCCCCCCTTCATCCGCTCCCCATCCGTTCTCGTCCCTTGTGTAACTTTGTAAAATCCACCGTCTAATGGCTGATCCTCCCTGGCATTTCTTTCCCAATTCTCTCCTGGATTTGGAACACAAGATTAGCAGTGCATTGTTTTTTCCTTGCTCCTCACTAACACAGTGGTCTTAGAAATCCTGTGAGAGCTACTTAGTAGAACAATACCGATTGTTTGAAATCTTTATTAGCACCGACAGGTGACCTACAAGCTTAACACAGACCCACTCTTTTACAACCAAAAGGCCAAGGTCCAATCATCTTCCTAGATCCTAAGCAATGTATTCAGGTGTTCTTTTCTCTAGCATTTTACAGGAGAGAAACCTCTTTATACAGACATTGTCCTTCACACTTACACAATGTAGCGCGTGCAAGCGTGAGATATTAGAGCAAAGAGTAACTTCCACATCCAGTCTGATTTGCATGCCATCCCACATTTCAAGTGTGTATCAATTTCATAATCTCTTTTCctatattttctttccttgttctgccaccccccacctcctACAATACAGTGCATCCTTACCAAATGTAGCATATTGTTCTCCAGCCAGTGCGTCCAgcctcttccctctttctcgcCTCGCTGTACACACAGCAGCTTGTCCCCTTCCCAGCTGATTgttgtctgcacaaacacacagaggctgtATTGGTATGTGCCATTCGTATGTTAAGTAGTCCACACACATTGTTACATGTCACGGTTCCCACTTCAGGCCCCACTATTTTTTAGTTCTAGCTGGGAACCAACTTTTGAGGTTCTGCAccaatttattttcaaattacatGCGTGAACCAGAACGGAACCAGTTCTAtgctggtggaaaaggggtaagagAGGCCCGTCTTTGTGGGTGATATGGGAAGAAAAGTTGCTCTGAGGAGGCTAATACTTACTGTTTCATAAAGGCACTGAGGCAGAGATGTTCATCCTTATTACAAACACAGTAAAGGGGTAAAGAGTGTGTGACTTTCTCTTATTATGTAGAAAATGTTGATCAAGTTACATTTTGAGCGTGCTTCAACTTTCTTCAATTAGTCAGACCACAAAGGGTGCAATTACTCCACTACTTGTTTTTGTGCataggcttttattttttgtttcttattcaAGGGTGGAGCCAAATTCAGCCAATCCTGATTTATGCACCTCTCTCTGAATAGATTTGTAATCTGAAAAATTTAACAAAGTTTTTTCcccaattaaaataaaatctcttgctctctcctccaAAACTGCTGATGTTAGACAACTTTCAGCCAAGTAGGGTTTCAGTGTGAGATTTAGAGGAATGATGGGAATATGGAAGGGATGtccaattctctctctcacacacatacaagactCTAAGGAGGTGGTTACAACACAGAGCCACAGCCATAGCTAAACTTCTTGTTCTCACCCGTTCCAAATTAGCCACAGCCGCCCACAGTCACACAACCAGACACTGAGCAGACAGGTCCGAACCTGAATTACAAGTTAATTTTATGCACAGTGTCATCAAGATCTTGCACTCAGCCAAACATGTTAGTATGCACACTgatgggagagaaacacacattaaaaaaaaaaaaaaatacagtcacaCACCTGGCAGGTACGGCCATCAACAGGCCCCAGGTCTTCAGTAAACTCCTGTCCAATAGTGAAGTCCATGTTAAAGTTCTTGAAGGTTGTGAGTGTGCGGATCTTCATCGCCCCGGTCACAGGGTCGTGGGTGATCTCTTTTGTGGGCTTCAGCATGCACACTATTTTCCTCAGGGCAAAGTTAATATCTGACAGAGAAAAAGTCGGTGCAAAGAAAATTAATTGACACAAGCTATATAATCCCGTCTCTTAAcggggtacacacacacacacatacacagttgtAAAGATACACACCCTTTGTGTgagcgtgtctgtgtgtccggGGTCATGTAAAGGACAAGGTACCATAATTTCCATTACACTGATGTGGCATTACGCACAAACATGGTCTATATGGTGATGTCGATGATGGTAAATTATCTAAATcagtgaaataagtgaaacaacacaaaggaaaaaTCTCATTGACCACAAAAACCTGAAGGAACAAAAGGCTGCACAATGAGGAAGGAGGAGTTTAATGCATGCTTGAGGTTGTAAGAGGAGAATGTAAATTAATTTCCTTAAAAAAGCAACttaaaacagtaaatgaaaGTAGATTGTGCGATTATAGCAAATGCTCTTACCCAACGCTGCCAGGTATGAGTCCATATTTTCTTGAGAAACCATATGAAACGTCCCGGAGTAATTAGGCTTGGACATTTTTTCACCTTTGGTTAGGGGGTAAACTCCACAAAACCTCTAAAACGAACCGAAACCCTACACGCTGCGGCCCCTTTGTCCGCCTTTGTTTTGCCAAAAGTGTTCCTGTTGTTGCTCACTGATCATACACGGCGCTGCTTGATATCAATTTCACTTATGTAACTTTTGGATAATGCCGGGATTGGACTGCAGACGGGAAGTGCGCGTAAAATTACACCGTCGCGATTCTGGCTGCATCCACCGCGACCGCCTCTGCTGTGCGGGCTTGTTGCTCAACCTCGCAGGCTCCGCTGTGCTGCAAAATCTGATCCACCCTGACAGCGCAAAATCTATTTAACTAACACTCTGGGAACTCCCACGGGATGCATGGCAATGTTTCCATAATCTGCATCCCAAAGCGGCTCCTTTCCGTCTTAATTAATGACGCCCCCCCTCGCTCACTCGCTCCCCACCGGGAACAGACGGTTTTCTGTGTGGCCGCATGCGGAGAGGGACGGGCCGGCGGGGGGGAACAGTCCCGTTCATCTTTTCTAATGTTTTCCTGAGCGATTAGTCGGAGTCAAAGGCGGTGCTTCAGATCCCAACAGTGTAGCTGACGAGGTGCTGTTGGAGATGTGGGACAGTTGTTGCATGTAGAGTCGTGCAGCCTGGGATTATTGACCACTGCTGCCATCTCCACCGGTGCTCTGTGCCTTAAAGTGTtgaggttttcaaactttctcATGCTTGAGCTCGAGCTACAGCCTTctgtttgaaatgattttgcctCACTGATTTGAAaaggtattttattttgtcacatgTCAAACAGAACAGATGTTATACtttgacaaatagattcaaaatgATGTGATTAAAACCTAGTGTCTCTCACTGTTGTTTGCTATTACCATAATAATTTCTAGTGGATTAAATTATAGTAATTAAATCATTCCTCATTTGGCTGAGGAGGCCCTGAGAGCTGCCCATTGATCCCCAGGGGCCCCTAACCCAACAAAGAACTTCCACTGCCACCTCAAGGTGATTAATTTCACCTTTGggaccactcacacacacacacacacacacccacacactacAAGGGCATTCACTGCCCTCACTCTACAGACAAGATTCAGGATGAAAATGGTAGAAATTTACATGAGAAAAGTGGCAACTAAGAGAGACAATGAAGAGGTTTGATGTTCATGAATAATAGGGAGGCGGTGCTAAACTGACCTTGTGATGTGAAGGACCAGGCCAGGGCAAGGCCAagttcccctcggggatcaataaagtatttctgattttgattctgattagATACATCGCAGTCTGTATTGACTCACACAAACAAGAGGCTCCATTTTCTTCAGAGTCATCCAAAATTCATCcaagaaataaaaattatttgggTCTCTATAAGGAAAAGGTTTGCAGTTCAACAAATGGCCCTCTCAGTAGAGTGCTAAAACAAAAACCTAGTCACCATattcaaaaaagtgaaattttttcatgtcagggAGGCTGTGTGCTGAAACACACAAGCTTTTTTCTACAATGTGTGCCAGATATTAAATGTCATGTCAAATGTCAGTATTTTGTCtttcacctgaaaaaaaaagggatgtgctatgttttcacttgttttaattatttggGAGTATTCACCTTTATCCTAATACTGAAGGAGACACGTTCCCTGACTGCACAAAGGCCCCAAGGAATTGGCTGTTGATGAAGGCAAGAATATATCAACACCCATCATAAAGAGTGAACTGCTTTTCTGTGTAACTGTCCATGGTGATAGCTGTAGCTTCATTCTAataccgcaaaaaaaaaaaaaagtcaataaaatgatTAACTTTACACACATGTTCTGCCTTTATTTCCAACAAATGCATCAATCATGTATGCATTCAAATTCAGCCTATACAGTATCAATGTTTgttgaaatattaatttcatgATTTGTAAAGTCTCActttaaagacaaaaacatctgtAACAAAAGACTGGCTatatcaataaaataacaaatccTTCAAGAACATATTTCAACCTGTCCACTTCTATCTTTTCTTCACTGAGCCGCTTTTTTTGTCTGACTTCTGTTTCTTCATGTCCTTCTTTGCTTTGGACAGATTCTCGTATACATCCTCCTTGTTTctggaaagagacaaaaaagtaAGAATAATGTTTTCTTCATAAGAGTCAGCCTTTTATGGTTTTATATAGCACACCCGGATTGATTAGACACAgttttgttgaaaatgaatCGTAGGCATGGGAGAGGTTAATGAACAGCACTGCTGGATGAGAaccatttaattaaaaaagaccAACTAAACATAAATCAACTCCTTGAAGCTGGGAGCCAGCCAAGCCTGTGTGAAATTCACGTATTACTGGACAGTGGTGAGGCAGAGTGAGGCTTGGCAATGTGCTGCAAATGTGTGCGTTGTGTGATACAGCGGAGATTGTTAAGAAAAGCTACTCTACTTTGGGTCCAACCTCAAGAGCTGGCTTGAATGGTCTGATGAAATGGGTGGGTGCTCCAAGTAGGTCAGAGGTCCTGAGGTTTGGGGCTGAAtagtcttgtgtgtgtgtgtgcgttctgttttgtttgctccTAATTGGTTAATTATAACACCGTCCGGTGCATAAACTTGTATTTCCCAAACCCAGAGATCACACAAACATTAACCCATGTTTCATACAGAGGCTGAGCAGGGAATCTAGCTgaaatcaggttttttttttttggtcatcaaGAACAAAGTGGGTCATACTGAAAGTGAAGAAGAGTCCAGCTGTAGCCACACCCTCCTCCCACaaacccccctctctctgcgaATCAAGACCTCACAAAGCTGCTGTTCACATGAGGATTTCACTTAGACAGTGACTAAGACAACATTAAACCAAAGAGGAATTCAGCATGAGGTTTGGAGGAGtaatgggcacacacacacacacacacacacacacacacacacacacacacacacacacacacacacacacacacacacacacacacacacacacacacgcacacgcactccctctctctctctctctctctctctctctctctctctctctcacttacttTGAAACCTTCCTGCTTGCTGGTTGGTGTTTGAGTTGTAGATTTCCATACTCTGTCTCAGTTTCctggggaagagagagggagacagaggtcACGGTATTGGTTTTGTCTAGCTAATaggtttctctgtgtgtgagtgtgtgtgtgtgtgtgtcagcgttcATCTTCCACAGTGCACTCTGATAACGTATCAGTGTGTGGGGGTGAtccaccagccagccagccagttcAAAGGCCTATTGACATACACATGGCTATGACCCCGAAGCCTTACTCATGCTCTTGTTTTCCTGACAAAAATCTATATTTCAGCcacaagggagagagagttttatttttgtttgtttgcttgttgttttcaattcattcctcctcccccttcttccTGCCCTTTGTGTGCCCCCATGTTCAGCACCCAACCCCCCATCCGATCCCTCCAGCTCACCAGAGAGGCACTGTTTTTGGCCTTGGTGGCCTGTATATACTCAGATACAGCCAGGTAGATGAATTTGTACTGGGCCTCAGTCTGCACCATGCCAGAGCGCTGCTCCCGCACCATTTGGATGCACTTCTGGATGTCGATATCGCACTCCAGGCCTGGCGAGAGAAAGAcaaatggaggaggagagataagagggggatgagggagaggagaagtggATGGAAGCAGCATGAGCATACATAACAGGAAAATGTACTTGGTGCATGCTTGATTAGTTTGCTTCTCTTATTTTTTACCTTGAGCATCAATGGTCTCAAGAATCATGTCAATCACCACAAAGGTGCCCGTCCGACCGATCCCGGCACTGCACAGATCAAGCAGAAGAATAAGGGTTAAAATATATTGATACCAACTTAAATACACTGCAGTTCCAGAAAACTCAGCAGTGAATCACAAagtacatgtttttaaaaaaagtgacatTAATGGAGGCGTTCCTTGAGATTTTTGCTTCTGTTTGATGCACTGATTGTATGTGTAAAGTGATCGCCAATGCAatggtaaaattaatttcatgGTCGGCCACTTTATACAAGCTGAGGACCATCTGGTCACTTTGCAGAGACGAGTGGATTTAAACTGGACTTGAtgctatgaaaatgaaaaagatgtgAGGGGAAACATTATTAATGCTGCACAGTGTTTTGAAACATCAATACATTCCTCAATACTTACATAGGATAATATAATCACTCcatcaacttaaaaaaaaaaaaaaaaaaaacaagcggcCTCAGTTTTCTTGACATCACAAGGGGAAAATTCCGAAAGGATAAACTGTCAGTTGACTCAAACCCTTTAGTTATGCTATAGTTAGTTATGCTACTAATCTTAATCCTGAAAATAAGATCATTCTAATCTTAAACCTCAAAGTCTTATCATCAAAACATATGAAACATGAACTCAGTGCaattgaagaaaataaagcagaaatcaggcaaccaagaatttttttttttttttttttttagcacagccATACAAGTGGAGATGTCTTCCCCAAACCCTAAGACAACATGCGCATAAGATTTACGATCTCCCTAACACATGGTCCGATACGCCGGTTGGTAACTCCCTCCATCTGGAAAACATATTGTCATGTCCTGCAAAGAACATCACATCTCCAAAAACAACAGCTCCCCAGGAactgagaaaaagacagatgttCCCATTGACTCTTTGCTAACACGTTTCCAACATATTTCCAGCGGTTTGCATACAACATCACACCactgagaatgagaatgagaaataCTTGACTGATCCCCGAGCTGACAtggggtcagttgcagttgctcacaTTCTCAATGGCAGAATTACATTgttagaaagagaaaaagaaataagaaatataaagtaTGTGTATTAACCccacaaaaaatattataaaaacaaatacagaaaatagaAATTGAGTATATGTAAAAAGTTTACCTATACACAATACATACACAAGGGTATTGCACTGATGAATTACTGTAAAAACTGATGTCAAACACTCTATTTAATCGTCCTACAAATCAAGACtgcctctgtgtttcctgtaaGCTTCTTGATGCCTTTTGGGCCTCATCAGGTGTTTGTTACCTGCAGTGAATGATCATTGGCCCAACATCACGAAACTCAGCCTGTTTGCTGTTCACTTGAGTGAGGAAGCTGAGGACACCGCCTGGCTCCTGGGGGACGCCGTGGTCAGGCCAGCTCAGGTACTGGTAGTGCCAAATGACACGACTCGATTTTGACTGGAATAGagttaaaaacaacacacacacacgcacacgcacacacacaaagtgaaaactagaacaataaaatgtgtttcaaaaAGAAAAGTTGTGGTTAAAAGCAGGCAACTGCACCTCAGCCGGATGCACAGAAGTTGGTGTTTTGGAGGTTACCTCGTTCAATGGGGCGATCTCCAAGATCCGGACTTTGTAGTCAGAGGCATCTCTCTCGGATTTAGAGGTCACCACATATGGCCCCACCTCTTTGGAGCTGTCTTCATCTGGCCAATATGGCACACATTtattctgcaaaaacaaaaacaatagagTAACTCAAGACAAGCCAACTCTAGTCGTGGGAAATGTTTCATGCATATGGAGAATCAGTGTTCTTCACATACGTCGAAAGCTGTGTcgagtttatttgtatagcttttaattacagctaccatCCAACGGCTTCACAACATCCACGTCATGAAAGAGTAAATGAAACCAACACCTTCCGACTTCAGGCCCTATAGCTAACTAAAAACTAATTAGGAAGAGAAAGGGCTTCTCTGAGCCTTCTCTGTAAAGGAGGTTAGTATCGGCACAAACCTGAAGTCCTCTGGCAGGCTGCACCAAAACCTAACACTACAAACTAACTACAAGCAGCTTTGATTTCATCCTTGCAAAAATCTGGAGGTAAGACGCCAGCGCCAGAAGCCCTGAGACACAGTTTGCTCAAATCTTGCAATCAAGTCAGAGGTGCATTGTGGGCCGGGCCATTTGGTGCTTTGCAGACAAGCAGCAGAATTTTAATGCCAACCctaatgcatgctgggagccTGTTGTGTATAATGTGCTCAGTTTTTGTTGTCCTGGTGAAAGGTCTTGCCATAGGTTTCTAAACAGGCTGCAGACACCCTACAGATTTTAGTTATTGTAATAGCAAAAACAGCCACACTGTCTCTGGTAATGGTGTACATTGAACAGCAGCATCTTCTTGTAACAAAAGCATGTAGAATATTTCAGACTTTagaaaggttttaaaaaaaatgtcagaacaCCTTAGAGGGAATGTTCATgacagaaaacatattttatctttatatttctttatatttagTTGCATgatcacattttcacacagtttcACGATGAAGACACAAAGTTCAAATGGTAATCTCGCTTCATACTGACCCGTCCCTTCTCGACCTCTCTTGTTGTCATGACAATAACCCTTGTATTCTCTTGCCACACCATCTGCCAGAAATCATTTACAGTTGTTGCTAGGCAACCCTGAGTGGCAATGTAAACTTTCTGATCTCCTGCCTCCGAAATGGTGttctgaaaagaaagaaagaaacaaaggcacaataaacaaacacaatcatACACTCCAAGATGAGTAATGaagatgaatggaaaacagatTGAATAACTGCCATatgcagattttattttctgttctaCTTCTATTTTGTGACACTGTGAAGCAAACTGATTTGAGCACTTACTTGCACATAGTTGGCGTTGATATAATCTGAACCAACAATGTTGGGATCTGCATCCTGCAGGATGACCCTGGTGTCGTTGACTTTTGGCAGAACAGGAAGGAGTGGACGTGATGGGATGGGacggggagagaaggagagcgtGTGGTCCACAGTCAGTACCGTTACACAGGACATGTGTTTATGGGATTCAGTCAGTTGAGATTAtgcattatgttatgttatgctaTATTATACTATTATGCTGAGAGTGGGAAAACTCTTACAGGGAAGAATGTTCTTGTATcggtttttgcttttgttttctggcctctgcccctcctctctgctcttcttcACTTTTGCTTCCAACTTTTGAAGagcctgaagagagagagagagagagagagagatagaaaaagagatagaaatagagatggaaaaaaaagctttgtacTCTATCCCACCACCACAAGGTGGTAGTATATTGCCTCTAGTTCATGGTGTCAAATCCACAGTAATTTAAAAGCTTTTAAAGGttaatgaaaatggaaattcattataaataaaatgtttattgtaaatgta
The Myripristis murdjan chromosome 16, fMyrMur1.1, whole genome shotgun sequence DNA segment above includes these coding regions:
- the rbp5 gene encoding retinol-binding protein 5, whose amino-acid sequence is MSKPNYSGTFHMVSQENMDSYLAALDINFALRKIVCMLKPTKEITHDPVTGAMKIRTLTTFKNFNMDFTIGQEFTEDLGPVDGRTCQTTISWEGDKLLCVQRGEKEGRGWTHWLENNMLHLEMRVQGVVAKQVFKKAD
- the ptpn6 gene encoding tyrosine-protein phosphatase non-receptor type 6 isoform X1, with product MSFRWFHRDISGVEAETILKSRGIHGSFLARPSKKNVGDFSLSVRVGDQVTHIRIQNNGDFYDLYGGEKFATLSELVDYYTAENGILQDKDGTIIELKYPLNCSDPTTERWYHGHLSGLHAEKLLGERDEPGTFLVRESLSKPGDFVLSVVTEERNKTGGRRVSHIKIMFQNERYTVGGSDVFDTLADLVEFYKRKGIEEITGNWVHLKQPYYSTRMNAADIDSRVKVLDVKQGQEGEGEKSKAGFWEEFDALQKLEAKVKKSREEGQRPENKSKNRYKNILPFNDTRVILQDADPNIVGSDYINANYVQNTISEAGDQKVYIATQGCLATTVNDFWQMVWQENTRVIVMTTREVEKGRNKCVPYWPDEDSSKEVGPYVVTSKSERDASDYKVRILEIAPLNESKSSRVIWHYQYLSWPDHGVPQEPGGVLSFLTQVNSKQAEFRDVGPMIIHCSAGIGRTGTFVVIDMILETIDAQGLECDIDIQKCIQMVREQRSGMVQTEAQYKFIYLAVSEYIQATKAKNSASLETETEYGNLQLKHQPASRKVSKNKEDVYENLSKAKKDMKKQKSDKKSGSVKKR
- the ptpn6 gene encoding tyrosine-protein phosphatase non-receptor type 6 isoform X2 — encoded protein: MVRWFHRDISGVEAETILKSRGIHGSFLARPSKKNVGDFSLSVRVGDQVTHIRIQNNGDFYDLYGGEKFATLSELVDYYTAENGILQDKDGTIIELKYPLNCSDPTTERWYHGHLSGLHAEKLLGERDEPGTFLVRESLSKPGDFVLSVVTEERNKTGGRRVSHIKIMFQNERYTVGGSDVFDTLADLVEFYKRKGIEEITGNWVHLKQPYYSTRMNAADIDSRVKVLDVKQGQEGEGEKSKAGFWEEFDALQKLEAKVKKSREEGQRPENKSKNRYKNILPFNDTRVILQDADPNIVGSDYINANYVQNTISEAGDQKVYIATQGCLATTVNDFWQMVWQENTRVIVMTTREVEKGRNKCVPYWPDEDSSKEVGPYVVTSKSERDASDYKVRILEIAPLNESKSSRVIWHYQYLSWPDHGVPQEPGGVLSFLTQVNSKQAEFRDVGPMIIHCSAGIGRTGTFVVIDMILETIDAQGLECDIDIQKCIQMVREQRSGMVQTEAQYKFIYLAVSEYIQATKAKNSASLETETEYGNLQLKHQPASRKVSKNKEDVYENLSKAKKDMKKQKSDKKSGSVKKR